In Nostoc sphaeroides, the genomic window TAATCGATACAACCCTTGTGGTTCAATTATTGGGTCGCCTTTTTTCCAAGGACGCGATGTTGATTCAACATTACGTACATCACCAGTTGTATAGGTGGAAATTAAGACATCCCCCGGACTATTGCGTAAAGCGCCAGAACCTGTAATGGTAAAAGAGTTTTCTTGTCGCTTCGTGCCGCGTGAAATGCAACTATTGGCAAAAAGTGCTTTGGTGTCAATGACGTTTGGTGATAATTGGGTGAAGCTGTTTTGAATAGAACTGTTATCGGGTGTATTGATATTTATTACACCCGAAATACCTGATTCGGAACTGGCAGTAATATCACTTTTCTCGGTTAGTTTTGTCCGTGACTGGATACCGAAGATACCTTGCGAGTTGATTTGGATGTTTCCACCAGTTCCAGTCAAGGCATTGGCGCTAATGTCGCTATTCTCGTCAGGAATCGCCACAATGAACTTGCCATCAAAGGTGATGTTGCCGCCGCTTCCACCAGCCCCGTTAGTACCTGCTGAGGCAGAAATCTTACTGTTGCGGCGCAGTAGCAACAAGTCTTGCAAGTTCAGCTTTATATTGCCACCAGCACCGGAGTTAGCTTGAGCAATCAGCTTACCTTGGTTATCCAATTTGATAGAACGAGCAGTGATTTCTAAATCACCTGCCTTATTTGTGCCTTGACTGCTCACAGTTATATCACTATCATTGAAGACATTTAATTCTTCAGCCTTAACTATGATGCTTCCCCCCCCTCCTGTAGACTCTCTAGAAGTGGAAGCTGAAATCGTTGCCCCATCCTGAACAATCAACTGCCCAGTTTTAATTTCTAAGTTTCCGGCATCTCCACTATCTGTAGTCTTAACAAATAAGCCACTGGGATCATCTCCTGGCGAGGTTCCAATGAGTTGAATAGAGTCCCTGGCGTTGACAGACAACTTTCCCCCCTGTCCTTGACTACGAGTGGAAGCTGAAATCTGCGCCCCATCTTGAACAATCAACCGCCCAGTTTCAATCCTTAATTCTCCGGCAGTTCCAGAGCTTGCTGTATCAGTCAACAGACGGCTTCCTCCCAAGAGTTCTACCAACTCCGATGCATTCACTACTAATGTTCCTCCCGATTTTGAGACTAGCGTATTAACCGCAATACTTGAATCATCGGTGAGCCTAACACGCCTAGCTTGCACCTGGATATAACCGTCGTTTCCACCACTAGCACTTACTCTGGCTGCATTGCTAAGAGATATATTTGCTAGTTGCACTCCCACCGGGTAACTTAGGCTGAAATTGTTGTTATCAATGTTTAAGCTTACCGTTCCCTCTCCATTCAATCCTCCTAATTCGACTC contains:
- a CDS encoding filamentous hemagglutinin N-terminal domain-containing protein is translated as MLKSWFARHCQSCLSSLLIIVGAIASFSCDRTSAQVIADPSLGTTVESTDGITHDIKGGTEVGGTNLFHSFNRFDVPDEGSVNFLNDPTIVNIFSRVTGGKESVIQGLISAQGNANLFLINPNGIIFRENAELDIGGSFIGTTVSTIQFPGGGEFSMTSPVNPLNPLLKVNPSALLFNQIAASPISIQQASLLVNRGQSLLLVGGDVNLEGGRLGARGGRVELGGLNGEGTVSLNIDNNNFSLSYPVGVQLANISLSNAARVSASGGNDGYIQVQARRVRLTDDSSIAVNTLVSKSGGTLVVNASELVELLGGSRLLTDTASSGTAGELRIETGRLIVQDGAQISASTRSQGQGGKLSVNARDSIQLIGTSPGDDPSGLFVKTTDSGDAGNLEIKTGQLIVQDGATISASTSRESTGGGGSIIVKAEELNVFNDSDITVSSQGTNKAGDLEITARSIKLDNQGKLIAQANSGAGGNIKLNLQDLLLLRRNSKISASAGTNGAGGSGGNITFDGKFIVAIPDENSDISANALTGTGGNIQINSQGIFGIQSRTKLTEKSDITASSESGISGVININTPDNSSIQNSFTQLSPNVIDTKALFANSCISRGTKRQENSFTITGSGALRNSPGDVLISTYTTGDVRNVESTSRPWKKGDPIIEPQGLYRLPDGQLILSRACV